The DNA region GCGTAGTTCGTGCCTCAGTGAAAAGAGGTCTTTTTCTAGTATGGGGGAGTAGTGTAATTTAATCTGAGATTCTAAGATCCTTATCTTGTCAATAATAGAGTTGGTTAGTAATGATCTTTGTCTTTTTAGCCGGGAACCTAATTGTATATAGAATCCTCGGATGTACGCTTTGTGAGCGTTCCACATGGATTCCTCTCCAACTTCAGACCCCTCATTTAATTCAAAAAATTCTTTAATCCGTTCTTTAATATATTCCACATGTTCAGGGTTATGGAGAAGTGAGGAGTTTAGTCTCCAGAGTGGGCGATCTAACTTCAGGGAGTTTGTATTAATTGAAAGCGAGATAGGGGCGTGATCCGACCAAGTTATGGGATTGATATGAGATGTCCGCACTCTCTGAAGAGTGTTTTTATCTAACAGGAACATATCAATGCGGGAGAAGGTTTTGTGCACATGCGAAAAAAAGGTGTAGTCAGTTTCTGTAGCATGCATAGACCTCCACGGGTCATATAAGTTTTCTTCTATCAGAATTTTTTGTATGTTAATACTCTTTTTGCGGCCTTTATGTGAGGTGTCAATTTTTGGGTCTGCACAGGCATTGAAATCCCCTCCGATTATTAATGTACCTTTTCGGATGTTTTGTATTTTGGCTAGCACCAAGCGAAGAAAACTACACTGACCGGTATTTGGGGCATAGAGATTGACCAGTGTATAGGTTTCGTCATTAATAGTACCGATTATTATAATGTAGCGGCCTTGGGAGTCTTTTATGCAAGTATCTATTTCCACTTTTAGTGAAGAGTGGAAAGCTATGAATACTCCTTTCTTTTTTTGAGAGGAGTTTGCAAAGTAGGTGAGAGGGAAGGAGTTATGTGAGCATTTTGGTGCTTTTCCCTCCGCAAAATGAGATTCTTGGACAAAGACAATATGAGCCTTGTGGTCAAGGGCCTCTTTCCATAGAAATTTCCTTTTTTGAGGGGAGTTCAGGCCGTGTGCGTTAAGAGATAGGAATTTCAGTTCCATTTCTAATCATTAGGTGGCAGAGTTGtagtgtatttgtatgtgtaccATGTACATTTAGGGCATATTGAGTGATAGTGTACCTCTTCCTGGGGGACCCAACCTTCTATAACAACATTGAAAGAAGAACATATATACTGCATTTAAGAAAATAACTTAACTTAACTTATAACTCTAAAGTCCTATAGTATAGGGAAAAAGGAAAGCAGAAAAATATTCCGAGAATACGGTCCAACTTAAACCAGAGTTTGTCTGGGGGCAAGAGCAAATATCCCTCTGACTATAGAGAGATAAGCTCAAATATGGAGCTGGTAGTGGGTAGGTGAAGATATCGTGGCTAGGTTCTCCATAGCACTCATTTTCCTGAGGCCTTATGCCATTCAATTGGGATTTTTGCAGCTTTGGTTGGGCCACGCCAGGGAAGTGCAGCACCTGGTTGAATCAGTTTCCATATCTGCAGTAAGCGTTCTCCATCTTCAGGGGAGGCTATGATGTAGGTTTTCCCGTTTTTAGAAAGAATCAGCTTAGCTGGGAATCCCCATTTGTACAGGATTTGGTTGTCTCTCAGTATTTTAGTGACTGGAGCCAGAGATCTTCTCACTGCTAAAGTAGCTTGGGATAAATCAGAAAATAGCTGAATCTTTTCATAGGGTTCCGGAAGCTTGCTGTTAGCACGGACATATAAGAGTAGGTCCTCTTTCGTTTGGTAAAACTGGAAGCAGATGATCACATCACGTGGGATCGTGTCAGGTAGGTGTTTGGGCTTAGGTAGGCGATGGGCTCTGGCAATTGAAAGCTCTACATCCGAGACATGAGGCAGGGCAGCTTTAAGCATGCTATGGATGTATTTTTTGAGCTCAACGGTTGTTACAGCTTCTTCTATGCCTCTTAGTTTCAGATTGCACCTTCTGTTTCGGTCTTCTAGGTCTATGGCCTTAGCTTTAAGCCATTGCAGGTCCTCAGTATGTGTGTCAAACATGTCCACCATCTTGTTATGCCCCTCCGTTAGGTCTGCTACTCTATCCTCAGTGTTAGCAAGTCTTTCCCCTATAGAGTCTACAGAGGATTGTAGATTGTTGGTAATTACTTGGAAATCAAGCAGGAGGGAGTTTTTAAATGATAACAGCATTTCTTTGATTGCAGCCTGCGAGGCTGTCTGTTCGGTGGCCGGGAAGCTCTCAATAGTAAGGGAGGAAGCACTGCATGAGGCTGAAAGGCCTACCTTTTCCGCGTTGTCTGCAAGCCTCTGCCTCGATTTTAGCGGGCTTTGTGATGCGGGAGAtgctgtgctggaagagttgtccTCCGGGGAATCAGTAGGTTCCGAAGTATCCCCTGTGTCTGCCGGGTCTGCTTGCCTTCTGTTGGAGCCGCGAGAGCTGCGGGAGCTGGTATCTACATGGCCAGCGCCATCTTTGTCTGCCGCGCGTCTCATGTTAGCAAAGAAGTCGGGGAGTTTCTGGAGTTTGGTGGCTCCCATTTTTCGTTTTCTGGTGGCGTCTGTGTCCATAGCGTCTTCCCCGGTGTCGTCCTCTCGGTTTTTGTAGGATGGCATTGCTTAGAGCCGCTTAATCGTGCTAAGGAGAGCGGAGCTACTCACTCAAGCGTCCATACACTCCGCGCGCCGGACACGCCCCCCATGCATTTACGTGATTTGatatttatttttgcacttttttttgtgtgcttgCTATTTTTGACACTCATTatctagtgttctccccagaatttttttgcaactgggtggcatgaaaaagtagtcagGTGGGGCGATATGATAGAATGCAgggcctgtgcttctgtgcacaatgctgcttacagcataggaggaggtgagccgatgacagccgggtgggcaccaaaactagccgggtggagcacatggctaaaagagcctggggagaacacttatCTATGTTGGCACTAGCACTTTAGCTGATATTGCAAATGCACTATTACTGAACCCCGGTTCATTCACTCGggctcaattttttttaaactctgggCAATTTAgccatggccatgacagtttattttgtcagtgtgtgtgtttatagataatggcagttggtgctgtagtTTTTtgttccagccccccccccccccccccctcctcctcctcctccttgtcttgtctgccagcagtaaagatgatgacctgctggCTTACAGTGGATCAAACACCATGAACAAATTACAAGGGTatagcaatcatttcttgatccatCTGCTATTTTCTTCGTGTatgtatttgttttcagtaatttttaatttctatgcattttaaaggaaaaaatgaataaatacactttctccaattttatcccctatggttttaatttaaacactgctactgtacataaaacccacacattttatttgcctatttgtcctggttatcacaagattttaattatgtcccaagtacaaagtatggtgacaatatattatttggaaataaaggtgtattttttctttagtgtttttttttttcccactatttGCAGGTGCACGGGAATGTACGTGCGGGAGCgcacacgtgcacgcgcacagcggcagcagcactcctatgggagaaaagcgctttacaaatgttattgtattgtattattgtattattgtctgacttataaaaatgtcctggagccattaagaggctctagcaggacatttttataagtcagcttgaaaTTAATTGGTTAAGCTATGTGAATGGTTTCCTAACCAGAATGGCCTAAAACATGTGCTGCCCCTTCCCCTACAACAAGGTTGCAGTGTGTATTTATCTAAATGGGTAAAGCACAAACACCTTCAGCTCTCCCCAAATAAAGCCCGCTGGTTATATAACGTTTGtctgatttgtatgtgttttgttgCAGTTGGTCGGTGAATTCCTGGAAGTAACGTGCATCAACCCGACTTATATCTGTGACCATCCGCAGATCATGAGCCCTCTATCCAAATGGTAAGAGCATAAAGCGGCTGTTCCTAATCTTCcttagagaatctgaagcgagtcaaaatccatgtttttaacttttttattaatgttaagcactatagctagtgctaaaccaccgcatccccgcggcaaaacgagtggtttataccccctaaatcccctgtgcaaaatccgtggagcacttcctgcttgaggcagagcttagactgtagctctgcctctttgcgCGTCaatcccctctgatcgccgcctctccccgcccccctgtcttccttcactgagaggggcagggagaggtggagatccgcgggcagactgacgtgaatggaggcagagctgcagctcaaagctctgcctccccgggcagcaaaatccacgaacaagtcatggattttgccctgtgatttgggggctataaacccctcgttttgccgcagggatgtggcgttttagcactagctatagtgcttaccattaataaaagttaaaaacatggattttgactcgcttcagtgtctctttaaggtgcgatCTTTTCATGCGATTTTTACGATCGAAAATATTCGGAAGGTAattattgttcacatttactgaacgattctttcttcaaattagatcataaaatccaacttttggatcaaTTTTATCTtatttagcaatcgaccaaagaatcattcctcatcgattgccttcataaacagcACATTTTATATACAATTCGATCATTAAAaccgcatttggtgaaaaaattaaacagttaatgggcacctttacttttGAATATGTAGTGTCAGATACCAGtgagcatttttgtttttttggggtttctttttttaatctgaatattaataatcctaacatttgtatagtgtttttctcctgtcggactcaacgcgctcaagagctgcagccactgggacgcgctcaatgaGTGTTAGAgagtgcagtgttagggagtctttccttgaactccttacagaataggtactgaccctggccaggattcgatccctggtctcccatgtcaaaggctttTAGTTTGCTATTCACTTCTGACGTATTCTGGGGAAGGCGTCCCCATAGATTGCTTTAGCGCCCATTCACACTAGCGCGATTAGTGGGTGATTCTCGCTAATCGCCgaagcgctagtgctttttaaagcactagcacagttgtaactatatggcagtgtCACATCACAATTACGTCTTAcactagaggccctgtagtgctcATGTGAGGGACGTGCcttgatgcctgtcgtgttcggtCTACCCTCTAGTGTTTATCACATGATACAGGACCttgggagagaagagacaggaaggagagcCCAGCGGGAGATAGAAGTGTGGCGGACAGGTGGGACTGCCTACTCTTGGTCAtgttgcccctaccctttggaattccttactacacccagtaaagacagctccATCCATCaaattattcaaatccagactgaaaagccatctgtttagcctggcatttgcggaCTTGTAGAATTCATCCCCTTTACCACAatataccaatcaaccaattactggtctgagccatgcttatgcgagtcctacgggagaaaaagggctttacaaatgttgtgtgTTCTTGTTTACAGCCTGGGAGGGGGAAAACTGGGAGACCAGGGAACCCAGCAGGTGGTGTACacatatttttaatagatttcaagcTAAaagctattgaaaatctgtgtgtggagggattcgataagaaagatctctctctgatcagataatgatctgagGGCGAGCTATCTGTTGGGCCATATCCCACCAGTGTATGTCCACCTACAGTAAATGGTTAAACGGCTGAAGGGCTCCAGGGGAAACCTATTTTGTTCTGTTCTCTCTGCTCGGTGGATAAAAAAAGCTTTTTCCACCCGAGCACCTATCAGCATCCAATCAtccggacttgcaggagacaggggctgtttctattggctctgttgactcgtaacatgtagtgtgtcttgctcaataaacgacaaacgcaagtttgaagcctgtggagttgtggagtgcctttttctacattGGTGGAGTATATGTTTGgcaggagtggtggacctgcAGAAAAAGAGCACCGGCAACTGCTACCTAGAATAGGTCAGCTGTATCTGAGCACCAAGGTGGATTTTTCattggctgtttctattggctctgttCCTGTCAGTCATAAGTAATCagtctctgcttctgtgagttctGCGAGTCCCGCACTGTTTCCGACAGAGAAGAACTGCCACTAATGATGGAACATGTTACTGTGTttttaccgcatgctgtaaccttcatgaattgacatttactgacgtgttgaggtgtttaccacacaagtcggtaatttacttcactgctcggtaatttctgcTTTCCATGTGGTAACtgtcttgatgaattgacattatcttaaagagactctgaagcctccagaAAACGCAGTTTTTATGTTACAATCTTGTTAGGCAGGAATGCCCCCTCTGAAATGCTGCATCCCGCGGCTGAAATctcaattaaccaccctggcgttctattaaccctcctggcggtttgcaaaaaaatcgccagggggcagcaaatctttttttttaaatttttttttttttcatgtagcgagacaaagtctcgctacatgatagccgctgctcagcggcatccccccagccccaaagaacgggatctcctggagggcttcccccgtcgccatggcgacgggcgggatgacgtcaccgacgtcgtgacgtcagaggggactccgatctgccccatagcgctgcctggcactgattggccaggcagcgcacggggtctgggggggggggcggccgcggcgagaggaattgcggcggatcggcgggtagcggcggcgatcgggcactgcacgcagctagcaaagtgctagctgcgtgcagcaaaaaaaaaattatgcaaatcggcccagcggggcctgagcggtgccttccggcggcatagcccgaactcagttcgggcttaccgccaggaaggttaagatcgccagggcggctgcgggaaggtttttttttaattaaaaaaaaactatttcatgcagccaactgaaagttggctgcatgaaagcccactagatggcgctccggaggcgttcttctgatcgcctccggcggccaaaagtaacacggaaggccgcaatgagcggccttccgtattttgcttacttcgtcgccatggcgacgagcgccgacgtcctgacgtctgccgcctccgatccagcccttagcgctgggcggaactatttgttccggctgcgcagggctcaggcggctggggggaccctctttcgccgctgctcgcggcggatcgccgcagagcggcggcgatcaggcagcacacgcggctggcaaagtgccggctgcgtgtgctgctttttatttggtcaaaatcggcccagcagggcctgagcggcaccctctggcggtaatggacgagctgagctcgtccataccgctaaggtggttaatccaCCCAGAACCACAggtcaaaaatccacgacttttctggtcgtggattttgatgcccagggaggcagagctttgggctgtagctctgcctccatgcgcgtcaatcagcgctgctggctgcctctccccgcccctctcagtgaaagaagactgaggggcggggagaggcggagatccatgcAGATTGacggaggagaggcagagctactgctcaaAGCTCTGACTCTGTGTGGAAGCGCTGCCCAAATCTCCCCCCAGAATTTCAGGGGGATTAACtaagatttaaagaaaaaaaaaaacatatccaggcatatcgcctctagttaggaaatttaaataagttattaaggaaagggaggtgctgaagggggtgtgctgagatttcagccgcggggatgcggcgttacAGAGGGGGTATTCATGCCTAACAAGATTGTAACCTAAAAACTGTGTTCTTATGgagacttcagactctctttaagtgctctgttaagtcagctgtttttagctttactgaatgcggtaatgcttgatgaattgacgccATAACGTTTATGAGATCAAATAGGAGTTGACTGTGActccttcctcttcctgctttgttcgactttgtgctttttttctatGATTTATATATTGATGTGACCTCATTATAACAACTTTGTGCTGCTGTCTTGTCCAGGCATCGGACAGAGAAAGGGCTGACGGAGAGATTTGAGCTGTTTGTTATGAAGAAAGAGATCTGCAATGCCTACACAGAATTGAACGACCCCGTCAGACAGAGGGAGCTGTTTGAAGATCAGGCCAAGGTAACTACAGCTGACTTGTGTGGGCCAGAATGTGTGGGCCAGAATCTGATGCATTGTCCATTAGGGCATCTCACAAAGATCCCTGCAGAGGGCACTTTCCTCCAGTCCTCCTGTACACAGGAAGATTCCagtacttctcaagagctgctagtGTGACCGGCatcagaaatctttactttttgggtttttttaattataatttttGTTTGAGAATTGGCATTTTTAAATGTCCTAAACAGCAGCTTGTACAGCAGTCTGTCATAATCCAGTAATGCTATTATTTTCTTCACTCCATAGGAGTGTACAATGAGCTCAGGCACAACCagaacctttaggcctctttcacagtgggacgttaaagtcgcacgttagaaaaactTTTAACGCGGACTAACgcccagcaatactaagtctgtgcaacattcacagtgcacatgttgcgtttgtgtgtaatgtgtagcattattagaaagtgctgcatgctgtgcgtttatacACGTTAATAactgcggtggactgtttgcacatgctcagtaatgacctggaagcatacttttcattgcctgtatgcctactgtatgcgacgataacggggcatatagttgcgttgtgacatttttgggacgttgcgatgttagtttgcgttgcgacatcaaaacgcaacgtcccactgtgaaagtagccttagaaGTTTGTAAGGCACTACACGGGATAAACAAATAAACCTATGCTGAATATAAATTTGCCTCCTTAAAGGGcatctgtagtgagaggaatctgGAGgctgatttgtttccttttaaagtgacctTAAACAGACCTAAGAAATgccatactgaacttacctggggcttcctccaagccTCCCCATAGTCCTTTAggttcctctgtgtcctctgggctccctctgttctcctgctggtggctctgttGGCTGCACGACCCAGCCGGGAGTCATGCGCAACCACACAGGCACACTCAGTCTGTGCACCCGTCACACTTGCGCGCGTCGCCATAAGGGTTATGCGGTTCTTGAAGGAATGAACCACGCATGCATTGAGGGTGATGGGCACGCATGCCCAATTGTGCACGACTCCCGGCCAAGTCACGCAGCTAACTGAGAACGGAGGGAGCCCAGAGAACGTAGAGGGACCTCACGGactggctggaggaagcaccaggtaagtgcagtATGGCATTTTTTAGGTCTTTTCAGGGtacctttaaacaatgcaaattgcctggctgtcctgccccgatcctgtctctaatacttttagccatagaccctgaataagcatgcagatcggatgtTTCTAGATGaaatttgactggattagctgcatgcttgtttcaggagagcgattcagacactaatgcagagAGCGAGAGAGTCATGTGACCGCTTTGTATAGTAGCAATGTCTGATGTAACCATAGGCTGTTTTAACCCAGAGCTGTCACTTCTATTCAGACTAACTTGTATGAGTGGGTATCTGATAAATTGTCTTGTAGAGCATGGATAGTCACATGACGGCTCTGTTATCTCCTAGCAATGTCTGATATAACCATAGGCTGCATTACTCCAGGACTGTCACTCAAATTCAGACTGATTTGTATGAGTGGGTATCTGATAAATTGTCATGTAGAGAATGGAGAGAGTCACATGACAGCTCTGTGATCTCCTAGCAATGTCTGATATAATTGTAGTGTCTTACTCCAGAGCTGTCATTTAGACTGACTTGTATGAGCGTGACGTCTGCTATTTCTGCTTTCCTTTTGAAAATACAAACCACTGACACATTCTTCTCTTGGGTTCTCTGCAGGCCAAAGCAGCGGGTGATGACGAGGCCATGTTCATCGATGAAACCTTCTGTACTGCGCTGGAGTACGGGCTGCCCCCTACAGCCGGCTGGGGGATGGGCATTGACCGGCTGACTATGTTCCTGACTGACTCCAACAACATCAAGGTACAGGGTATCCTGAGTATAGGCTGCTACTGGGTGGGCCTTGTTTTCCCCCAGATATGTAATCCTGGCCCATCTTTCCTTGCAGGAGGTGCTGCTGTTCCCGGCAATGAAGCCAGATGATAACAAGAAGGATTCCGCGCCTGGGCAGACCTCGGGGACGTCCGTGTGACCTTGTCATGTGACAGATTTTAGGGTGTTTATTGTGTTCTTATCTGCGGTTCTGTTCCTCTCCCTCATTACTGATATTTTCTGCTTTATACTGAAAATAAATTCTTTAAACTGTGACCGTGAGAGGAGTGTTGTGATTGTGGGAAAGAAAACCTGTCTGTTTCCTCTTTTTACTTTCTGGATTGTTCAGGAAGATGTGGGAACCTTGTTTGTTTGGATGCTTACTGCTGTTTGCGCCGCCAAGTGGGAGATTTAGGCCGGGATCGCACTTGTCAAGATCGCATTACAACTGAATACCGATGTACAGTCCtggcaaaagttttgagactgtcaaaaatattggaaattagaaaaagttggtgcttatgtttttgtaatagcaatttgcatatactccagaatgttatgaagagtgttcagattaaTTGCATaggccttctttgccatgaaaattaactggatccccaaaaaacctttccactgcatttcattgctttcattgaaggacctgctgagatcatttaagtaatcgtcttgttaactcaggttagAATATTAACGAGcataaggctggagatcattatgtcaggctgattgggttagaatggcagacttgacatgttaaaaggagggtgatgcttgaaatcattgatcttccaatgttaaccatggtgaccagcaaagaaacacatgcagccatcattgcgttgcataaagatggcttcacaggcaaggatattgtggctacgaagattgcacctaaatcaacaatttataggatcatcaagaacttcaaggaaagaggttcaattcttgttaaagagacactgaagcgaaaaaaaaatatgatatagtgaattggttgtgtactatgaataattactagaagattagcagcaaagaaaatattctcatacttttattttcaggtatagagtgttttttctaacattgcatcattctataatatgtgcagattacacaacactcagcattcaaaatgagtctttcagagcagtctgtgaagtaatgacctctcctctggcagagaaaaagtaaatagtccaggaacagttgagataataaaagtcagataacagccctctccaccactaacttagtcggagagcttaatagcttgtttgcatagagataacaactggagtttctcaactcttcctgtactggaaacaattagactgatgtatctgatcttaatgttttatttcttagctgtgctacacatacaaatcataatatcatcatttttctttcgcttcagtgtctctttaagaaggcttcagggcgtccaagaaagtccagcaagcactagGTCTccaaaagaggattcagctgtgggataggagtgcaaccagtgcagaggttgctcaggaatggcagcaggccgatatgagcgcatctgcatgcacagtgaggcgaagacttttggaagatggcctggtgccaAGAAGGGCAACAAAAAgctacttctctcccaaaaaacatcagggacagattgatcttctgcagaaagtatggtgaataaactgctgaggactggggcaaagtaatattctctgatgaagcccctttccaattgtttggggcatctggaaaaaggcttgtcaggaaaagaaaaaaggtgagcgctaccatcagtcttgtgtcatgccaacagtaaagcatcctgagaccattcatatgcggggttgcttctcatccatggGAGTGGGCtccctcacaattttgccaaaaaacacagctgtgaataaagaatggtaccaaaacaccctccaactgcAACTTCTTCCAAGAATCCAACaaaagtttggtgaagaacaatgcattttccagcacgatggagcaccgtgtcttaAGGCAAACGTGATAACTAGGTGGCTCGGGGGCCAAAACTtttaaattttgggtccatggcctggaaactccccagatcttaatcccattgataacttgtggtcattcctcaagagacaggtggacaaacaaaaaccaactaattctgagaaactcaaagaagtgattatgaaacaatgggttgctatcagtcaggatttggcccagaagttgattgagagcatgcccagttgaattgcagaggtcctgaaaaagaagggccaacactgcaaatactgactctctgcata from Hyperolius riggenbachi isolate aHypRig1 chromosome 11, aHypRig1.pri, whole genome shotgun sequence includes:
- the LOC137539014 gene encoding lysine--tRNA ligase-like yields the protein MSPLSKWHRTEKGLTERFELFVMKKEICNAYTELNDPVRQRELFEDQAKAKAAGDDEAMFIDETFCTALEYGLPPTAGWGMGIDRLTMFLTDSNNIKEVLLFPAMKPDDNKKDSAPGQTSGTSV